A window of the Juglans microcarpa x Juglans regia isolate MS1-56 chromosome 5D, Jm3101_v1.0, whole genome shotgun sequence genome harbors these coding sequences:
- the LOC121264618 gene encoding transcription factor bHLH140 has product MDYFSTANPSSSEFSSVANSSKEKKIKGGKRSKGVKLSTDPQSVAARERRHRISDRFKILQSLVPGGSKMDTVSMLEEAIHYVKFLKTQIWLHQTMINFVDEDPSCFLAPSFPSHDQQNFYAENSLVDQVQPSSPPLPLPNSYFQTEETVSLDPYVKY; this is encoded by the coding sequence ATGGACTACTTTTCCACTGCCAACCCTAGCTCCTCTGAGTTTTCTTCAGTGGCAAACAGCAGCAAGGAGAAGAAGATCAAAGGTGGGAAGAGAAGCAAGGGAGTTAAGCTCTCGACTGACCCTCAAAGCGTGGCTGCTAGAGAGAGAAGGCACCGGATCAGTGACCGGTTCAAGATCCTACAGAGCTTAGTTCCTGGTGGGAGTAAGATGGACACAGTGTCGATGTTGGAAGAAGCCATTCACTACGTGAAGTTCCTAAAGACGCAGATTTGGCTTCACCAAACCATGATCAACTTTGTGGACGAGGACCCATCTTGCTTCCTTGCaccttcttttccttctcatgATCAGCAGAACTTTTATGCAGAAAACAGTTTAGTAGACCAAGTTCAGCCGTCATCACCACCGTTACCATTGCCGAATTCTTACTTCCAGACTGAGGAAACCGTTTCTTTGGACCCTTACGTGAAATACTAG
- the LOC121264620 gene encoding BAG family molecular chaperone regulator 4-like isoform X2 has translation MSKNSDRHVPDSVLDENNDEIKWEVKPDSMLIQKQEDDVGNDSSATTQGPMIKLIVSYLHGPTRHEVHVPAQSTFGDIKNALAQKTGLEPKDQRLMFRGKEKEDEEHLHMAGVKDRSKILLLEDTASKVRKLEEMRKSDQIAKASEAVAEVRAEVDKISERVAALEVAVDGGTKVEEKEFLVSIELLMKQLLKLDSIEAEGEAKLQRKAEMFLLSIFRSQQ, from the exons ATGAGCAAGAACTCTGATCGGCACGTTCCTGATTCAGTGCTGGATGAGAATAACGATGAGATCAAGTGGGAGGTGAAGCCCGACAGCATGCTCATCCAGAAGCAAGAGGATGATGTTGGCAATGACAGCTCTGCCACTACTCAAGGGCCAATGATCAAACTCATAGTCTCCTACCTCCACGGCCCTACCCGTCATGAGGTCCATGTCCCTGCCCAATCTACTTTTG GGGATATAAAGAATGCTCTAGCACAGAAAACTGGTTTGGAGCCTAAAGACCAAAGACTTATGTTCagaggaaaagagaaagaggaCGAGGAGCACCTGCACATGGCAGGTGTAAAGGATAGGTCAAAGATTTTGCTTTTGGAGGACACTGCAAGCAAAGTGAGGAAGCTTGAGGAGATGAGAAAAAGTGATCAGATAGCAAAAGCATCTGAAGCAGTTGCAGAAGTCAGAGCAGAGGTTGATAAGATCTCAGAAAGG GTGGCTGCCTTGGAGGTGGCTGTGGATGGTGGGACCAAAGTTGAAGAGAAGGAATTTTTAGTCTCAATAGAGTTGCTCATGAAACAGTTACTGAAGTTGGATAGCATCGAGGCTGAAGGAGAAGCGAAACTGCAGCGGAAGGCTGAG ATGTTCTTGTTGTCTATATTTCGTTCACAACAATGA
- the LOC121264620 gene encoding BAG family molecular chaperone regulator 4-like isoform X1 translates to MSKNSDRHVPDSVLDENNDEIKWEVKPDSMLIQKQEDDVGNDSSATTQGPMIKLIVSYLHGPTRHEVHVPAQSTFGDIKNALAQKTGLEPKDQRLMFRGKEKEDEEHLHMAGVKDRSKILLLEDTASKVRKLEEMRKSDQIAKASEAVAEVRAEVDKISERVAALEVAVDGGTKVEEKEFLVSIELLMKQLLKLDSIEAEGEAKLQRKAEVRRVQKFVEKLDNLKARNSNPYSNSSNSVSVTTKL, encoded by the exons ATGAGCAAGAACTCTGATCGGCACGTTCCTGATTCAGTGCTGGATGAGAATAACGATGAGATCAAGTGGGAGGTGAAGCCCGACAGCATGCTCATCCAGAAGCAAGAGGATGATGTTGGCAATGACAGCTCTGCCACTACTCAAGGGCCAATGATCAAACTCATAGTCTCCTACCTCCACGGCCCTACCCGTCATGAGGTCCATGTCCCTGCCCAATCTACTTTTG GGGATATAAAGAATGCTCTAGCACAGAAAACTGGTTTGGAGCCTAAAGACCAAAGACTTATGTTCagaggaaaagagaaagaggaCGAGGAGCACCTGCACATGGCAGGTGTAAAGGATAGGTCAAAGATTTTGCTTTTGGAGGACACTGCAAGCAAAGTGAGGAAGCTTGAGGAGATGAGAAAAAGTGATCAGATAGCAAAAGCATCTGAAGCAGTTGCAGAAGTCAGAGCAGAGGTTGATAAGATCTCAGAAAGG GTGGCTGCCTTGGAGGTGGCTGTGGATGGTGGGACCAAAGTTGAAGAGAAGGAATTTTTAGTCTCAATAGAGTTGCTCATGAAACAGTTACTGAAGTTGGATAGCATCGAGGCTGAAGGAGAAGCGAAACTGCAGCGGAAGGCTGAG GTACGCCGTGTTCAGAAATTTGTGGAGAAACTCGACAACCTGAAGGCTAGAAACTCTAATCCATATAGCAACAGTAGTAATTCTGTCTCAGTAACAACCAAATTGTAG